The Juglans microcarpa x Juglans regia isolate MS1-56 chromosome 2S, Jm3101_v1.0, whole genome shotgun sequence genome has a window encoding:
- the LOC121252642 gene encoding cyclic dof factor 2-like isoform X2, protein METIPNLAYCSSQVIMYFCNCDEFESCHKCFKEDILGEKPSENKQEGPGPPVSSEELTNPDVTSGISENSKTLPVEKESATLKPSKSEEERSESSNSQEKPLKKPDKILPCPRCSSMDTKFCYYNNYNVNQPRHFCKNCQRYWTAGGTMRNVPVGAGRRKNKNSASHYRHINVSEALQNAQTDLPNGVLHPSLRPDGTVLTFGSDTPLCESMASVLNLADKTMRNCKQNGFHRPEELRIPVSYGGGENGEDPSNGASVSTSNSTDEPGKTGSQEQAMRICQGFPPQIPCFPGAPWPYPWNSAQWSSPIPPPAFCPPGFPMPFYPAAAYWGCTVPGAWSMPWLPQPTSSNPNSGPNSPTLGKHSRDENVLKSSNSGEGEPLKENNTERCLWIPKTLRIDDPGEAAKSSIWATLGIKNDKADSISGGRLFKAFQSKSDKKNNIAEASPVLQANPAALSRSLNFHESS, encoded by the exons ATGGAAACCATTCCGAACCTGGCCTATTGCAGCAGTCAGGTTATCatgtattttt GTAACTGTGATGAGTTTGAATCTTGTCATAAGTGCTTCAAAGAG GACATATTGGGAGAAAAACCATCCGAGAATAAGCAGGAAGGCCCTGGCCCTCCTGTATCTTCAGAAGAATTAACAAATCCAGATGTAACCTCAGGAATAAGTGAGAACTCTAAAACACTccctgttgagaaggagagtGCTACCTTAAAACCTTCAAAGAGTGAAGAAGAACGTAGCGAGTCTAGTAATTCACAAGAAAAACCCTTGAAGAAGCCTGACAAGATACTTCCATGCCCCCGCTGCAGTAGCATGGACACCAAGTTCTGTTACTACAATAATTACAATGTCAACCAACCTCGGCACTTCTGCAAGAACTGCCAGAGATACTGGACAGCTGGTGGGACAATGAGGAATGTTCCTGTGGGTGCGGGTCGTCGCAAGAACAAGAATTCTGCTTCTCACTACCGCCACATAAATGTCTCTGAAGCTCTCCAGAATGCTCAAACTGATCTTCCAAATGGAGTCCTCCATCCATCATTGAGACCTGACGGTACTGTCCTCACCTTTGGCTCAGACACACCCCTTTGTGAATCAATGGCTTCTGTGTTGAACCTTGCTGATAAAACAATGAGGAACTGCAAACAAAATGGGTTTCATAGACCTGAAGAGCTAAGGATTCCGGTTTCTtatggtggtggagaaaatggagaggaTCCTTCAAATGGAGCTTCGGTCTCAACTTCAAACTCAACTGATGAGCCTGGCAAAACTGGATCGCAAGAGCAAGCAATGAGGATTTGTCAGGGGTTCCCACCTCAAATTCCTTGCTTTCCTGGGGCTCCTTGGCCTTATCCATGGAACTCAGCTCAGTGGAGTTCCCCCATACCGCCTCCTGCTTTCTGCCCGCCAGGCTTTCCTATGCCGTTCTATCCTGCTGCAGCTTATTGGGGGTGTACTGTACCAGGCGCATGGAGCATGCCATGGCTTCCTCAGCCAACATCTTCAAACCCAAACTCTGGTCCAAACTCTCCAACCTTGGGGAAACACTCGAGAGATGAGAATGTTCTTAAATCAAGCAACTCTGGGGAGGGGGAACCGCTAAAAGAAAACAATACCGAGAGATGCCTTTGGATTCCGAAGACATTGAGGATTGATGACCCAGGAGAAGCTGCAAAAAGCTCTATATGGGCGACACTGGGAATTAAGAATGATAAGGCTGATTCGATTAGTGGAGGAAGACTCTTTAAGGCATTCCAATCAAAGAGTGACAAAAAGAATAACATAGCCGAAGCCTCACCAGTCTTACAAGCCAATCCGGCAGCATTATCCAGGTCACTCAACTTCCACGAGAGCTCGTGA
- the LOC121252642 gene encoding cyclic dof factor 2-like isoform X1 has protein sequence MSEAKDPAIKLFGKTIPVPEIPTNGSIDSSGAPAPSSVPVVDDNIDQDRACSTNSSPEANTDRDGEERAAEKDILGEKPSENKQEGPGPPVSSEELTNPDVTSGISENSKTLPVEKESATLKPSKSEEERSESSNSQEKPLKKPDKILPCPRCSSMDTKFCYYNNYNVNQPRHFCKNCQRYWTAGGTMRNVPVGAGRRKNKNSASHYRHINVSEALQNAQTDLPNGVLHPSLRPDGTVLTFGSDTPLCESMASVLNLADKTMRNCKQNGFHRPEELRIPVSYGGGENGEDPSNGASVSTSNSTDEPGKTGSQEQAMRICQGFPPQIPCFPGAPWPYPWNSAQWSSPIPPPAFCPPGFPMPFYPAAAYWGCTVPGAWSMPWLPQPTSSNPNSGPNSPTLGKHSRDENVLKSSNSGEGEPLKENNTERCLWIPKTLRIDDPGEAAKSSIWATLGIKNDKADSISGGRLFKAFQSKSDKKNNIAEASPVLQANPAALSRSLNFHESS, from the exons ATGTCGGAAGCAAAAGACCCTGCGATCAAGCTCTTCGGGAAAACGATCCCGGTGCCTGAGATCCCAACCAACGGGTCCATAGACTCTTCCGGAGCTCCAGCTCCGTCGTCGGTTCCTGTGGTTGACGATAATATCGATCAGGACCGTGCCTGTTCGACCAACTCTTCGCCGGAGGCCAATACGGACAGAGATGGAGAAGAGCGAGCGGCTGAGAAG GACATATTGGGAGAAAAACCATCCGAGAATAAGCAGGAAGGCCCTGGCCCTCCTGTATCTTCAGAAGAATTAACAAATCCAGATGTAACCTCAGGAATAAGTGAGAACTCTAAAACACTccctgttgagaaggagagtGCTACCTTAAAACCTTCAAAGAGTGAAGAAGAACGTAGCGAGTCTAGTAATTCACAAGAAAAACCCTTGAAGAAGCCTGACAAGATACTTCCATGCCCCCGCTGCAGTAGCATGGACACCAAGTTCTGTTACTACAATAATTACAATGTCAACCAACCTCGGCACTTCTGCAAGAACTGCCAGAGATACTGGACAGCTGGTGGGACAATGAGGAATGTTCCTGTGGGTGCGGGTCGTCGCAAGAACAAGAATTCTGCTTCTCACTACCGCCACATAAATGTCTCTGAAGCTCTCCAGAATGCTCAAACTGATCTTCCAAATGGAGTCCTCCATCCATCATTGAGACCTGACGGTACTGTCCTCACCTTTGGCTCAGACACACCCCTTTGTGAATCAATGGCTTCTGTGTTGAACCTTGCTGATAAAACAATGAGGAACTGCAAACAAAATGGGTTTCATAGACCTGAAGAGCTAAGGATTCCGGTTTCTtatggtggtggagaaaatggagaggaTCCTTCAAATGGAGCTTCGGTCTCAACTTCAAACTCAACTGATGAGCCTGGCAAAACTGGATCGCAAGAGCAAGCAATGAGGATTTGTCAGGGGTTCCCACCTCAAATTCCTTGCTTTCCTGGGGCTCCTTGGCCTTATCCATGGAACTCAGCTCAGTGGAGTTCCCCCATACCGCCTCCTGCTTTCTGCCCGCCAGGCTTTCCTATGCCGTTCTATCCTGCTGCAGCTTATTGGGGGTGTACTGTACCAGGCGCATGGAGCATGCCATGGCTTCCTCAGCCAACATCTTCAAACCCAAACTCTGGTCCAAACTCTCCAACCTTGGGGAAACACTCGAGAGATGAGAATGTTCTTAAATCAAGCAACTCTGGGGAGGGGGAACCGCTAAAAGAAAACAATACCGAGAGATGCCTTTGGATTCCGAAGACATTGAGGATTGATGACCCAGGAGAAGCTGCAAAAAGCTCTATATGGGCGACACTGGGAATTAAGAATGATAAGGCTGATTCGATTAGTGGAGGAAGACTCTTTAAGGCATTCCAATCAAAGAGTGACAAAAAGAATAACATAGCCGAAGCCTCACCAGTCTTACAAGCCAATCCGGCAGCATTATCCAGGTCACTCAACTTCCACGAGAGCTCGTGA
- the LOC121252643 gene encoding uncharacterized protein At5g19025-like: MVYFHCLISVCNSVDQPTAMADTKSRLNNPLSRNRKALHSPSSSKTPVCDRSRSVVIDIVILIAVIGACGFLLFPYIRFVAVELVGIVGAIVSFVKEEVSTAPLLYGSIGLSVCCSALAAWMVVIFTSRKCGNPNCKGLRKAAEFDIQLETEECVKSSSNLVKDGGVKKGLFELPRDHHRELEAELKKMAPPNGRAVLVFRGRCGCSVGRLEVPGPKKHRKNKR; encoded by the coding sequence ATGGTCTATTTCCATTGCTTAATCTCGGTCTGCAACTCCGTTGACCAACCCACAGCCATGGCTGACACGAAATCAAGGCTAAATAATCCTTTATCGAGGAATAGAAAGGCGCTCCATTCGCCGAGTTCTTCGAAAACCCCAGTTTGTGATCGATCTCGATCGGTGGTAATAGATATAGTAATCCTTATAGCAGTTATTGGCGCTTGCGGGTTTTTGCTGTTCCCTTATATCAGGTTTGTGGCCGTCGAGCTTGTCGGAATTGTTGGAGCGattgtttcttttgttaaaGAGGAAGTTTCTACTGCTCCGTTGTTATATGGTTCTATAGGACTAAGCGTTTGTTGTTCTGCACTGGCTGCCTGGATGGTTGTGATATTTACTAGCCGGAAGTGTGGGAATCCGAATTGCAAGGGACTGAGGAAGGCGGCAGAGTTCGATATTCAGTTGGAGACAGAGGAGTGTGTGAAGAGCTCGTCTAATTTGGTTAAAGATGGAGGAGTGAAGAAGGGTCTATTTGAATTGCCACGCGACCACCACCGGGAATTGGAGGCGGAGCTCAAGAAGATGGCACCCCCTAATGGAAGAGCGGTTCTTGTTTTCCGAGGGAGGTGTGGGTGTTCTGTGGGTAGATTGGAAGTTCCGGGGCCGAAGAAGCATCGGAAGAACAAAAGGTAG